From the Lemur catta isolate mLemCat1 chromosome 1, mLemCat1.pri, whole genome shotgun sequence genome, the window ACCCTGCCATGTACCCTCTCTGATCCACCCCCGCACCCCACAGCTTCCCCTACTACTGGGGCTTCCTTGGCCCAGCATCAGCTCCGCCCCTAGCCAATCTCAGGCCTCACCCCGCCGGCGCTGGGCGGAGGCGCCGCTTTATTCGGAACCCGCCCCCGGGCCTAGTTCGCTGGCCAAGCTACACCCGTGGAAGCTCAACCCCGCCCACCTTAAGCATAAGGCCGCACATGCTGAAGATCATGCCCAACAGGTTCATGTAGTCCGGCGTCGGGTCGTCCAAGGCCGGGTTACACTCGCTCGGCGGGGGCTTGTACCTGCGACAAGCTCAAGGGTCAGGGGAGCTCAAGTCCCGCTCCCGGGTGGACAAACGCTTCCCTGCGCCCCGACCTACATTCAACCCGAGCCCTGTTGCCATGACGGTGAGGTTCTCACCTCAGCACTTTGTTCGGTCTCCGTGGGTCCGACATATTGTTCGCGGACATAGCGAGTCCAAGGCCAGGTCGGGCCTCTTCCGCTGCGGAAGTTGCAGCTTCCGGCGGGCAAGCGGAGGGTGGCTTTTAGAGTAACACCCGAAGCTCTCGCACTTCCGTTCCATACAGTGGAGGCCAGTACAACCCCCAGACAGAGGACAGAGAATTAGAAGGGGCCAAAACTGTTCCTTGACAACAGGACGGGAAAAAATTTGAAAGCGGGCTTCACTATTACCAACACCGTCACCAAAATGCTGAAGTTTTTCACCCGGAAATGAGAAACAGGAAGTAGATCATGGAGGACAATAATAAGGTTACACCCAAGCGTGGGTTTCAAAGTTTCCGAATCTTTACTACAGATACGCGGCGGCGAGGAAGGGATCCGCGAACAATGGCTTTCCCGGAGCCAAAGCCGCGGGGCCCAGAGCTGCCGCAGAAACGGGTAAAGACGCTGGACTGCGGGCAAGGGGCAGTGCGAGCCGTGCGATTTAATGGTGAGCGCCCTCATCTTCACTCCGGGTCCTCTTCCCCCCTCCTGAGGTCGGCGGTCCAGTAACCCCCGCTTGCTGTTCCCCAGTGGATGGCAATTACTGCCTGACGTGTGGCAGCGACAAGACCTTGAAGCTGTGGAACCCGCTTCGGGGGACGCTGCTGCGGACATACAGCGGTCACGGCTACGAGGTGCTGGACGCGGCCGGGTGAGCCGGGGGCTTGGCCAAGACAGGAGCGCCGAGGCTGGGATCGGAGATTGACGCTGACTTTCCCTCTCCCGCCCTCCAGCTCCTTTGACAACAGCAATCTCTGCTCTGGCGGTGGGGACAAGGCGGTGGTGCTGTGGGATGTGGCATCAGGGCAGGTCGTGCGCAAATTCCGGGGCCATGCGGGGGTGAGTGCAAGCCTCAAGACCCGTGGGTAGTGGAGGGTACCCATATTAACGCCTACGTGGTGACAGGGACCGCCTCCCTCCCCATTACAGCGTAAGGATCCTTCTCCAGACGGCGGGACTATCTCACCCCCTCATGCCAGACCATGCAGTCACCAAACCCTGTCCTTGCAGTTACCCCaaaaatctttcacctcctttacCCCTAGCCTTTGTCTTTGCTTTAACCTGCACTGGGAACCCTGCCTTTATCCCAGTCCTCCAAAGTCCAGCCTCCTCTGAGTGGCAGTAATTGTTTCTTAGAAGGTGAACACGGTGCAGTTTAATGAAGAGGCCACAGTCATCCTGTCCGGTGAGTCTGGGGTCTAGGCAGAGGGGCCCAAGGTggtacccccaccccccacacctgACCTCATCTTCATGCTGACCTCACAGGCTCTATCGATTCCAGCATCCGCTGTTGGGACTGCCGCTCTCGGAAACCTGAGCCAGTGCAGACACTGGATGAGGCCAGGGATGGTATATCCAGTGTGAAGGTGTCAGACCATGAGGTACTGGCAGGGTGAGTAGAGCCAGTACCTTGCCCTTCCCCAGGTGCCACTGTGGATCATAGCTGCCTCTGTGC encodes:
- the WDR83 gene encoding WD repeat domain-containing protein 83; its protein translation is MEDNNKVTPKRGFQSFRIFTTDTRRRGRDPRTMAFPEPKPRGPELPQKRVKTLDCGQGAVRAVRFNVDGNYCLTCGSDKTLKLWNPLRGTLLRTYSGHGYEVLDAAGSFDNSNLCSGGGDKAVVLWDVASGQVVRKFRGHAGKVNTVQFNEEATVILSGSIDSSIRCWDCRSRKPEPVQTLDEARDGISSVKVSDHEVLAGSVDGRVRRYDLRMGQLFSDYVGSPITCTCFSRDGQCILVSSLDSTLRLLDKDTGELLGEYTGHKNQEYKLDCCLSERDTHVVSCSEDGKVFFWDLVEGSLALALPVGRGVVQSLAYHPTEPCLLTAIGGSVHCWREEAYEAEGGAG